In one Heteronotia binoei isolate CCM8104 ecotype False Entrance Well chromosome 1, APGP_CSIRO_Hbin_v1, whole genome shotgun sequence genomic region, the following are encoded:
- the YIF1A gene encoding protein YIF1A has product MAYPPGYGGPGSKHRARGPMVPQNPGAPQLFDDTSSAYGPQKGGYPAPGIDMGFNQIFADPVANVAMAYGSSIASQSKEIVHKEIDRFMSINKLKYFFAVDTTYVMKKLALLVFPYVHQNWEVRYHRDTPLPPRQDVNAPDLYIPSMAFITYILLAGMALGLQKRFSPEVLGMCASTAFVWVVIEVLALLLGLYLSTVQSDLGTFDLVAYCGYKYVGMILAVVGGLIFGSNGYYIALAWASCALMYFMVRSLRMKILPSVVQEGLSRPSGRAQMYITLAAAAFQPLILYWLTVQLVH; this is encoded by the exons ATGGCGTATCCCCCTGGCTATGGGGGGCCAG GCTCCAAGCACAGGGCCAGAGGCCCAATGGTCCCACAGAACCCCGGTGCCCCCCAGCTCTTTGATGACACCAGCTCGGCCTACGGACCCCAAAAAGGGGGCTACCCTGCTCCAGGGATCGACATGGGCTTCAATCAGATTTTTGCCGATCCAGTGGCCAACGTCGCTATGGCTTACGGCTCCAGCATCGCGTCACAGAGCAAGGAGATTGTGCATAAggag ATTGACAGGTTCATGTCGATCAACAAGCTGAAGTATTTCTTCGCGGTGGACACGACCTACGTCATGAAGAAGCTGGCACTGCTGGTGTTTCCTTACGTCCATCAG AACTGGGAAGTCCGCTACCACAGAGACACGCCGCTCCCGCCCCGTCAGGACGTCAATGCCCCCGACCTCTACATCCCGA GTATGGCCTTTATTACCTACATTCTGCTGGCTGGAATGGCTCTCGGCCTGCAAAAAAG GTTCTCCCCAGAGGTCCTGGGTATGTGTGCCAGCACTGCCTTCGTGTGGGTGGTCATCGAAGTCCTGGCCCTCCTCCTGGGCTTGTACCTCAGCACGGTTCAGAGCGACCTCGGCACGTTTGACTTGGTTGCTTACTGCGGCTACAAATACGTGGG GATGATCCTTGCAGTGGTCGGGGGCCTGATCTTTGGAAGCAACGGCTATTACATTGCCTTGGCGTGGGCCTCATGTGCTCTTATGTATTTCATG GTTCGCTCCTTACGGATGAAGATCCTCCCGTCGGTGGTGCAGGAGGGGCTCAGCCGGCCCAGCGGGCGGGCCCAGATGTACATCACCCTGGCGGCTGCCGCCTTTCAGCCGCTCATCCTCTACTGGCTGACGGTGCAGCTGGTGCATTGA